TTCTCGGGCATGGAGACACACCCGACAAGGGACAACGCTACAAAGCCTGCTATCAGCTTTTTCATCATCAGAACCTCGATGTCTGGTAAGCGAAGTCTCTGACTTTGTTGGCCTTGTCAAACTTGATGACCACCGTCAACGTTCTTTGCGTGGTCGATGAAGCGCCCGAGCTCCCCCGAACGCCGAGGATCAGAATATTGATGCCCCCCGAGTTGCTCGATTGGGCACTCTCGGTGGCGATCTTGTCGTAAACCCAGACTTCACGACGTTCCTCGTCTGTCGTGACCATATTGGGCGACCCGAGAACCTCGACGACCTCGGTATTGGTCATGCCAACGCGGATTTCTTTTTGAACTCGCCCGACCGTGAGCGCCTTTTCAGACTGCTCGCCACGAACCTGATCCAGGTGGTATCCGGTGTTTTGGCAGCCAGCGAGCAGAGTCACGGCACCAATTCCTAGTAAAACCCTCAGTTTTTTCATAACGCTCTCCCTTCTGATGAATGGAGTTTGTGCGCCCCGGTGTCTCACCAGATGAGTCAGCTCTGAAATAAACTGTAGCCTCTATAACTAATAACTGAACAAGTGAACCGGACCGAGCGGCTCTATAAAATCCAATCCCTTCTGTCGGGCAGAAAGTCTGTGCCGATCACCACCTTTTTGGAAGTTCTGGAAGTATCCAGGGCTACTTTTCGAAGGGACCTGGAATACCTGAGAGATCGGCTTAACGCGCCGATTATCTGGGATCGTGAATCCGATGGTTATCGCCTCCAGGGCGACGGCGCCGGGACAACCTCAAGCTCCCTGCCGGGGCTATGGCTGAGCGATCGGGAGATCTTAGCCCTGTTGAGCATGATGCAGTTGCTATCCACCCTGGAACCCAACTCGCTAATCGGCAACCAGATCGAGCCGATAAAAAAGCGGCTTCAAAAGATGCTTGAGACGGGTTGTGTCGACCCCGATGAGCTTGCCAGTCGCGTACGGGTCCTGCCGCTTGCTCGGCGGCCAATAAATGCAGATATTTTCAATGTCGTGGCTGATGCCCTCTTAACCCGAGAGCGGCTTGAAATCTTTCATTTCAACAAGGGTAACAACAAAGACACAACCCGACAGGTCTCGCCGCAGCAGCTGATCTATTACCGAGACAACTGGTATTTGGATGCTTTTTGTCACGACAAAGACGACCTACGCAGTTTCTCCCTTGATGGAATTAAGCAGGCAAAGAAAATCGATAGCCCAGCAGTTTCATTGCCGCAAAGCGCACTAAAAGCAGCCTTCGAGGAGACCTACGGAATATTCGCAGGCAAGAAAAAGAAGGTCGCCAAACTTAAGTTCACGCCGTTTCGGGCCAGATGGGTGTCCACCGAGATCTGGCACCCAGAGCAGAAATCGTCTTTTGACCAAGAGGGAAACTATTTGCTTGAGATCCCATACGGTGATGAGCGCGAACTGATCTTGGACATTCTTCGTCAGGGCGCGGATTGCGAAGTCTTATCCCCAGACACACTGCGACTCGAAGTCGTTCAACGGCTCAAGGCGGCCCTTAAATCCTATAAAAATTAACATGACAGTCTCACTTGTTGAGATTGGCTCAAGTCAAAGATGACGACTCCTTAACCTTGAAAAGGAGTTCAGATGAAAAAGTATCTGGTTGCAGTTGGCATCATGGCCGCGACCGCCTCGACGGCTTTTGCCCAGGCTAGCCAAAATAGAACGGCGTTTTATATGGGCGTATCTGCGGGGCAAACCAAGATTGATACCGGCGTATCTGGTCTTACTGGCACAGCCTCACTAGACGAATCCGACACCGGTTACAAAATTTTCGGCGGCTTCAAATTAGACGACATTTGGAGCGCCGAGCTGCAGTATGCAGATTTTGGCACTGCTTCGTTAAAAGGAAATAACGGAGATCGGTTTACTTTCGAGGGAACTCAGTATCAATTCACTGCTGACAACGTTAACCTGTCCGTGAAAGCGAAATCATTTGGCGCCGCAATTGTTGCGGGATACGACGTGACAAAAGTAGTCCGGCCCTATGCAAAGCTAGGTCTGCACCGCTGGGACTCAGACGCTACGATCTCTTCGAGTGCTGGGAACGCCTCGCTTTCAGACAGCGGTACAGATCCTTTTTATGGGGTTGGCATTCAATTTTCAATCACGGGCCAATTAGCCGCGCGAGTGGAGGCCGAGCACTACAAGTACGACAGTGAGAAAGCTCAGCTCATCTCTGTGGGACTGATGTATAGATTCTAAGTTTTGCCGGGGGGGGAGCTAGACACCCTGCCCCCCCCTTTTCCACTTGGCAAAGCCCGCTCTGTCGCCCTTTTGGTACCTAGGCCCGGAAGTGCCTGTTCTGGTTAAAGGTCGGGCTATGTCATGTAAGGCGGTAGCTGTGGCTCACCCAAGAGCACTTCTGGCCCGCGTTGGGTCGAAATACGGACCGCAACACATTCGTCGTCGATGATCGCCTGCTTGAGTTCAGTGGCGGTTCGGCAAAAGATGACCCTGCGATCACACTCTCCGCATAGCCGAATGCGCTCGTCAGCCGTCGGAGTAAGCGAATCCCAGATCTTGGGGCACTTGAATTTGAATTCACAGTTACGGATTTCTGTATTCATTTTTCTGAACTTACCCTTACCCAGTCTCACCGGATGAGCCTGGGTTGCCGTAGGATGGCCTGTTCCGTCACTATTGGACTGGATTGCCCCAAATTCCGTTAAACTGGAATCTCTATAAAGATTACAGTCAATGAACGACCAAATAAAGCCCGCCATGACCGTCCGCGACGTTGCGGCCTTCCTGGCCGTAGACGAGAAAACGATCTACCGCCTAGCCCAACAAGGGAAGCTACCCGGCTTTAAAGTCGCGGGTACGTGGAGGTTTCAGATGCCGGACATTCAAGGGTGGATAGACGAGCAGAAGAGACTTCAAGGCAAGCCCCGCCCAAGTCTCTGATCCACGAGCCAACAAAAAACAATAGAACTGAGATGACAAACACATCAAGCCAATCCCAACGCGCCGAACTTCAACGGCGAATCTGGCAAATCGCCAATGATGTGCGTGGTGCAGTTGACGGCTGGGATTTCAAGCAATACGTGCTGGGCACCCTGTTCTATCGCTTTATCAGCGAAAACTTCGCCAGTTATATTGAAGGTGGTGACGACAGCGTCAACTATGCCCGGTTACCCGATAGCGTCATCACCCCGGAGGTCAAAGATGACGCCATCAAGACAAAGGGTTACTTCATCTACCCAAGCCAGATGTTCGTCAATGTCGCGGCTAACGCCAACAGTAACGAAAGCCTAAACACCGAACTGGCCAACATCTTCGCTGCCATTGAGGCGTCTGCCAACGGTTACCCATCAGAGCGCGATATCAAAGGCCTGTTTGCTGACTTCGATACCACCAGCAACCGGCTGGGCAATACCGTCAAAGACAAAAACGCTCGCCTGGCTTCGGTGCTCAAGGGTGTGGCAGAACTGGACTTTGGCGACTTCGATGCCAGCCACATCGACCTGTTCGGTGATGCCTATGAATTCCTGATTTCCAACTACGCTGCCAACGCGGGTAAGTCTGGGGGCGAATTTTTCACGCCCCAGCAGGTCTCCAAGCTGATCGCCCGGCTGGCCATGCACGGGCAAAGCAGTATCAACAAGATTTACGATCCCGCCTGCGGTTCAGGCTCGCTATTGCTGCAAGCCAAGAAGCAGTTTGATGCCCACATCATCGAGGACGGCTTTTTTGGCCAGGAACTCAACCACACCACCTATAACCTGGCGCGGATGAACATGTTCCTGCACAACGTGAACTACGACAAGTTCAATATTCAGCTGGGCGACACGCTTATTACGCCGAACTTTGGTGACGACAAACCGTTCGACGCTATCGTTTCCAATCCGCCGTATTCGGTAAGGTGGATCGGCAGCGATGACCCCACCCTCATCAACGACGAGCGCTTTGCCCCGGCCGGTGTGCTGGCACCCAAATCCAAGGCCGACTTTGCCTTCGTGTTGCACGCGCTTAGTTACCTATCGGCCAAAGGCCGTGCGGCCATTGTTTGCTTTCCGGGCATTTTCTATCGGGGTGGCGCGGAGCAGAAGATCCGCCAGTACTTAGTCGACAACAACTATGTTGAGAGCGTGATTTCGCTTGCCCCCAACCTGTTCTTTGGCACCAGCATCGCCGTGAGCATTTTGGTGCTGTCCAAACACAAAACCGACACCAACACGCAGTTCATTGACGCCAGCGGACTCTTCAAGAAAGAGACCAATAACAACACTCTGCTGGATACGCATATCGATGAAATCATGGCGGCGTTCGGCAGCAAGGCGAACATCGAACATTTCGCTCAGTCCGTTCCGTTCGAAAAAGTCGCTGCCAACGACTACAACCTGTCTGTCAGCAGCTATGTAGAGGCCAAGGACAACCGCGAAGTGGTGGACATTGCCCAGCTCAATGCTGAGCTCAAAATTACAGTGGCAAAAATTGACCAGCTGCGCAAAGACATTGACGCGATCGTGGCCGAGATTGAAGGTGATGAACGAGAGGTATGAGCAGCATGAAATTTTTGGAAAAGCTGCTGGATGGGGTGACGGTTGAGTGGAAGAAGCTCGGCACAGTGACTAAAACCGTGACGGCACCCTCAAAACTGAAAAGCCAATCCTATCGCGCCACAGGGAAGCTTCCAATCATTGATCAGGGGATAGAGTTTATTGCTGGTTACACTGATGAAGATGTAACTCCCGTTCAAGCCGGAAAATATATAATTTTTGGTGATCACTCTGAGCATATCAAGTACGTAGATTTTCCTTTTGTCCAAGGCGCTGATGGACTAAAAATTCTAATTCCGTTGTCGGCAAATGCCAGATATATCTACCATGCCTTTCTGAACTTTTATACAAAGGAATTGAGCTACAAACGGCATTGGGCCACAGCGCAGCAGACCTTAATCCCCATTCACTGCCCAGACAACCCAAAAAAATCGCTTGAAATCCAAACCGAAATCGTCCGTATTTTGGACGCATTTACCGAACTTACAGCCGAACTTACAGCCGAACTTACAGCCCGCAAAAAGCAATATAACTTCTACCGCGACCAGTTGTTGAGTTTTGAAGATGGGGCCGTGGACAAGTTGCCTATGGGGCACCCTTCAGTGGGTGAGTTCATTCGAGGTGGTGGTTTGCAGAAGAAGGATTTTGCGGATCAAGGCGTTGGATGCATTCATTACGGACAAATTTACACTTATTACGGAACGAGCACTGAAAAGACGAAATCCTTCGTCTCTGAGGAGTTTTTCAAGAAGGCGCGAAAAGCCAAAACTGGTGACTTAGTTATTGCCACGACCAGTGAAAATGACGAAGACGTTTGCAAGGCTGTCGCATGGTTAGGAGATAAGGAAATTGCTGTCAGCAGTGATGCTTGTATTTACCGACATAAGCTCAACCCAAAATTCGTTTCATACTTCTTTCAAACCGAGCAATTTCAGAAACAAAAAAGGCAACATATTACGGGTACAAAAGTACGAAGGGTGAATGCAGACGACCTTGCTAAATTACTAATACCGATTCCTTCGCTAGACGAGCAAGCCCGAATCGTCGCCATCCTTGATAAATTCGACGCGCTGACGAACTCGATCACCGAAGGCCTGCCCCGCGAAATCGAACTACGACAAAAGCAGTACGCTTATTATCGCGACCTATTGTTGAGTTTTCCGAAACCGCAAGGGGTGGCCGCATGAGCGACGCACAACGCAAAATCAAATTGTTTGAATCACAAACCATCCGTTCGCATTGGGATGCAGAGACGGAAGAATGGTTTTTTTCCGTGGTAGATGTGGTGGCAGCCCTGACGGATAGCGTTAATCCAACGGATTATCTTAAAAAATTGCGCAAGCGTGATGCGCTTTTAGGTGAGTACCTGGGGACAAATTGTCCCCAGGTAGCCATGCAAACCGACAGTGGCAAGATGCGCAAGACCCTTGCTGCCAGCACTGAGCAACTGCTGCGTATTGTCCAATCCATACCATCCAAAAAAGCCGAACCCTTCAAGCTCTGGCTGGCGGAGGTGGGCCGCGAGCGCCTGGATCAGCTGCAGGACCCGGAACTGTCTATTGAGCAGGCCATGGTCGACTATAAGCGCCTGGGCTATTCCGATAACTGGATCAATCAACGGCTTAAAAGTATCGAGATTCGCAAGGAACTCACCGACGAATGGAAAAAGCACGGCCTGCAAGAGGGGCCAGAGTTCGCCTTTTTAACCGATGTCATCTACAAGACATGGGCGGATAAATCAGCCAAGGAATACAAACAGTTTAAGGGCCTGAAGAAGGAAAATCTGCGCGACAACATGACCAACAATGAGTTGGTGCTGAGCATGCTGGCGGAACTGTCCACCAAGGAAATCTCGGAAACATTGCAGCCCCAGACGCTGGACGACCACGAGGACGTGGCCAAGCGCGGTGGTGGCGTTGCGAAACAGGCAAGACTGAAGCTGGAAGCCGAAACGGGCAAAAAGGTGATTAGCCCGCAAAATGCCAAGCAGATTCGGGCCCTGAGTCAGGCAAAAACCAAAAAGCCAGAGGGTCGGGCGTGAGCGATTTCAAGACCATCGCCGAATCTAAGAACTTTATCGTTCTGGACAAATACAGTCCAGAGTGGAAGGTGGCCGAGAGCTACCAGAGCGAAAGCGACTTGGAACGGGAATTTATTCAGGATCTGGTGAATCAGGGCTATGACTATCTACCCAACCTAAACACGCCAGAAGCCCTGCTTGCTAATCTGCGCGCGCAGCTGCAAACACTTAATACGGTGCAGTTCGCTGACAGCGAGTGGCTGCGCTTTGTAGAGACCTTTCTTGATAAGCCCAGTGACGGCATCGTTGAAAAAACCCGAAAGATTCACGACGACTACATTCACGACTTTGTTTTTGACAACGGGCGCATCCAGAACATCTATCTGCTGGATAAGAGAAATATCGCCCGCAATAAGGTGCAGGTCATCAAGCAGTTTGAGCAGACCGGCACGCATGCCAACCGCTACGATGTAACGATCTTGGTCAACGGCCTGCCGCTGGTGCAGGTGGAATTAAAAAAGCGCGGTGTCGCGATCCGCGAAGCGTTTAACCAGGTGCATCGCTACAGCAAAGAAAGCTTCAATAGCGAGCATTCTTTGTACAAGTATTTGCAGCTATTCGTAATCTCGAACGGTACCGATAGCCGTTACTTTGCCAACACCACCCAACGCGACAAGAATAGCTTTGACTTCACCATGCACTGGGCGAAGGCAGATAACAGCCTGATCCGCGACTTGAAAGACTTCACGGCCACCTTCTTCCAGAAACACGCCCTGCTCAATGTGCTGCTGCACTACTCGGTGTTTGATGTTAGTAACACGCTGCTGGTAATGCGCCCGTATCAAATTGCCGCCACAGAACGCATCCTGTGGAAGATCCGCAGTAGCCATCAGGCCAAGAGCTGGAGCAACACGGAGGGCGGCGGCTACATTTGGCACACCACCGGCTCCGGCAAGACACTGACTAGCTTCAAGGCGGCGCGTCTGGCCACTGAACTGGACTTTATCGACAAGGTGTTCTTCGTGGTGGACCGCAAAGATCTGGACTACCAGACCATGAAGGAATACCAGCGCTTCTCGCCGGACAGCGTAAATGGCTCAGACAGCACGGCAGGCCTGAAGCGCAACCTGGAAAGGAACGACAACAAGATTATCGTTACCACCATCCAGAAGCTCAACAACCTGATGAAAAGCGAAGGCGACCTGCCCATCTACAGCAAGCAGGTGGTGTTCATTTTCGATGAATGCCACCGCAGCCAGTTTGGCGAGGCGCAAAAGAACCTGAAAAAGAAGTTCAAGAAGTTCTACCAGTTTGGCTTTACTGGAACGCCGATCTTTCCCGAAAATGCCTTGGGGGCGGAGACCACTGCCAGTGTGTTTGGCCGCGAGCTGCACTCATACGTCATCACCGATGCGATTCGCGATGAAAAGGTGCTGAAGTTCAAGGTGGATTACAACGATGTGCGCCCGCAGTTCAAAGACATTGAAACTGAGCAAGACGAGAAAAAGCTAAGTGCGGCGGAAAATAAACAAGCCCTGCTGCACCCCGATCGCATCCGCGAGATCACCCAGTACATCCTGAACAACTTCCGGCAAAAGACCCACCGCCTGCACGCGGGTAACAAGGGTTTTAACGCCATGTTTGCCGTCAGCAGCGTAGACGCAGCCAAGCTGTACTACGAATGCTTCAAGGCACTACAGAAAGACAGTGAAAAGCCGTTAAGGGTGGCCACTATTTTCTCGTTCGCGGCCAACGAGGAGCAAGACGCGATTGGCGACATTCAAGACGAAAGCTTTGAGGTGTCTGCCATGAACAGCAGCGCCAAGGAGTTTCTGAGCGCCGCGATTGCAGACTACAACGCACTTTTCAAAACCAACTTCAGCGTCGATAGCAATGGTTTTCAGAACTACTACCGTGATCTGGCTAAGCAGGTCAAAGCAAAGGAGGTCGACCTGCTGATTGTGGTGGGCATGTTCTTGACCGGGTTTGACGCGCCCACACTGAATACCTTGTTCGTAGACAAGAACCTGCGCTACCACGGCCTGATGCAGGCCTATTCGCGCACGAACCGTATTTTTGATGCCACTAAGACCTTCGGCAACATCGTCACCTTCCGCGACCTGGAGCAGGCGACCATTGACGCCATCACCCTGTTTGGTGACAAGAACACCAAGAATGTGGTGCTGGAGAAGAGCTACAAAGAATACATGGAGGGCTTCACCGATGCAGCCACGGGTGAGGCGCGTCGTGGCTTTATGGAAGTGGTGAAGGAGCTTGAAACGCGCTTCCCCGACCCCACGGCGATCGAGAAAGAATCAGACAAAAAAGACTTTGCAAAGCTGTTTGGTGAGTATTTACGCATTGAGAACGTTTTGCAAAACTACGACGAGTTCGCCGCTCTACGCGCCTTGCAGAGCGTGGATATAACCGATCCGGCGGCGCTGGAGGCGTTTAAAGCCAAACACTATCTGACTGATGACGACTTGGCTGTGCTGCAAACGATCAGGCTTCCCGCCGATCGAAAGATTCAGGACTACCGTTCGACCTATAACGATGTACGCGACTGGTTGCGCCGCCAGCAATTGTCCGAGGACAAGGCGGAATCCACCATCGACTGGGATGATGTGGTCTTCGAGGTGGATCTGCTGAAGTCACAGGAAATCAACCTGGATTACATCCTGGAATTGATCTTTGAGCACAACAAGAAAACCAGAAGTAAAGCCGAGCTCGTGGACGAAGTGCGCCGGGTGATTCGAGCAAGCCTTGGCCACCGTGCCAAAGAGAGCTTGCTGGTGGACTTTATTAACCAGACTGATCTGGAGCAACTTGGTGAAAAGGCCAGCGTGATCGAGGCTTTCTTCGCCTTTGCTCAAACAGAGCAGCAACGTGAGGCGCAGGAGCTCATCAATACCGAAAACCTGAATGCCGAGGCCGCAAGGCGCTATATCACCGCCTCCCTTAAGCGGGAATTCGCTAGTGACAGCGGCACAGAGCTTAATGCCGTTCTACCCCAAATGAGCCCCTTAAACCCACAGTATCTCGCCAAGAAGCAAAGCGTCTTCCAAAAAATCGCAGCTTTCGTTGAGAAGTTTAAGGGCGTGGGCGGCAAAGTTCTATAAGGGCTGGTTAGCGAACACCAACCAAAAAACAAAGGGCTCATATGAGCCCTTTGTTTTTTGGCGGAGACGGAGTGGTTTTAAAGTCACACTTAGAGCCCCCAAATAGATTTTTATGTACCTGTAGTAAAAAATCTGATGCCCAAAATCACGCGGGAATCCCTAAAACTAATGGATTGAAATCCTTGTTTCTTAAGAGATGCACGACTGAACACTAGCATTTATTAGCATCTAAAACCACTACAAATGCATGAATGTCATGCTCTCGGGAACGTGCCTAAACAATCCCCACCTCTGGCAACGGCGCCTGATCAACAACTCGCTGGTAACCAAGACGCGACAAATCAATGCTTTCATAACGACCATCAACAATCAGTTCGGCCAATGCCCTGCCAACTGCCGGGGCATGCATCAGGCCGTGGCCGGAGAACCCGCAGGCCACGTAAAAGTTATCCAAACGGCCCGGCCAATTCCCTAGGATCATGTTTCCGTCTAAATCACATTCGTCGTAGAGCCCCGACCACTCGCGGCGTAGCTTGAGACTCTCGAACGCGGGGATCCGACCCGCCAACGCCGGCCATACAACCCGCTCAAACCAGGTGTGATCTACGTCGAAGTTAAACCCACGCGGCTCATGGGAATTGACTAGGCCCACCGAATACCCTCGACCCTCAGGGCGAACGACCAGGCGGTCCGGATCTTTGAGTAACGGCATCGGGGGCAACTCGGCCTCAATTTCAACAAAGTGCTCAAACCGACGCATGGGGTTTACTGGCAAATCCATGGCGGCAAGCTTGGAGACCGATCCAGCCCAACACCCCGCAGCATTGATCACGTTGTCGGCAGTCAAAAGGTCACCACGGGCTAACTGAACGTGCGTGAGGCGTTTGCCCGAGAGCGTGAGGCCCACCACGCGATCTTCGACATACTCAACACCCATCGCTTGGGCCTTCTTGCGGAAGCCCTGCAAGGCACTGTTGGGGTCTAACCATCCGTCTCTGGGAGATAAGCACGCCAAGGCCAAATCGTCGGTTTTCATCCAGGGGTAGCGTGACGAAATGGCCATTCGGTCGAGTAGTTCTACCTCTACCCCATGCGCTCGCTGTGTGGCGAAATTCTGCTCTAGCGCTTTGGCATGCTGTGGCCCCACAACAAACAAGTAACCCCATTCCTTCCACTGGACATCGGGGTTGTAGCCGGGCACCGCCATCCGCTGGGCAAACTCTTTGTAAAACCCAATACTGAAATCCGACATCGCGATGTTCTCCGGCAAGGAGAACAGGCGGCGACACCCTCCCGTGGCCACCGGGGTGGCCGCTTTGCTATAGGTCGGGTCGGGCTCGATCACAGTGACCCGGTCTACACCCCGGGACTTCAGAAAATAAGCCGCCGCGGAGCCAATAACGCCTCCACCCACGATTACTACATCCTGGCGCACTGAAGCCATAGCAGTTCGGACCATGGTTAGAAAGAAGCAGTCATTCTAGCTACAGTGAGATGGCCTAGAAATCTGCTCGGAAACTTCTTTAAATTCAATGGGTTAGATCTACTCCTGGCGGAGACGGAGGGATTCGAACCCTCGATGCGCTTTTGGCACATACTCCCTTAGCAGGGGAGCACCTTCGGCCTCTCGGTCACGTCTCCGGAAACTGCAAACAGCCTAGGATTCTAGCCCAAACGCCTTGTGAAGTGCGCGTACGGCCAATTCCATATATTTGTCATCAATCACCACCGAGATCTTGATCTCACTGGTGGAAATCATCTGAATGTTGATGCCCTCGTTCGACAAGGTCTCGAACATCTGACTGGCAATGCCCACATGGCTGCGCATGCCAATGCCCACCACCGACACCTTACAAATGTCTTTTGCACCCGTAATGGATCGGGCATTGATCACCGGCTGCACCTTCGCATTGATGACCTCAAGGGCCTTGTCTAACTCATTCCGATGGACCGTAAACGAGAAGTCAGTCGTGCCGTCGTGGCTGGCATTTTGAATGATCATGTCCACATCAATATTGGCAGCCGCGACCGGCCCCAAAATTTTGTAGGCAATGCCGGGTTTGTCGGGCACGCCCGACACAGTGATTTTTGCCTCGTCGCGGTTAAACGCAATGCCTGAAATAACTGCCTGTTCCATGGTCTCATCTTCCTCGTACGTGATCAGTGTGCCGGAGTGGGCCTCTTCTGAAAGTGGAATATCGGGGTCGGTCAGACTCGACAGCACACGAGTCTTCACTTTGTATTTGCCGGCGAACTCCACCGAGCGGATCTGCAACACCTTAGAGCCCAGGCTTGCCATTTCCAGCATTTCCTCAAAGGTCACGCGTTCCAGGCGCTTGGCCTCGGGAACAATCCGTGGGTCAGTGGTGTACACGCCATCCACATCGGTGTAGATCAAACACTCATCAGCCTTTAATGCTGCTGCAATGGCCACTGCCGATGTGTCAGAACCACCACGGCCAAGGGTCGTGATGTTGCCCGCCGAATCAATCCCTTGAAAGCCTGTAATCACCACCACATGGCCACTATCCAAATCAGCCCGCACACGTTTATCGTCAATCGATTCGATACGGGCCTTGGTGTAGGCGGAATCTGTCTTCACAGGAACTTGCCAGC
The nucleotide sequence above comes from beta proteobacterium MWH-UniP1. Encoded proteins:
- a CDS encoding type I restriction-modification system subunit M, which codes for MTNTSSQSQRAELQRRIWQIANDVRGAVDGWDFKQYVLGTLFYRFISENFASYIEGGDDSVNYARLPDSVITPEVKDDAIKTKGYFIYPSQMFVNVAANANSNESLNTELANIFAAIEASANGYPSERDIKGLFADFDTTSNRLGNTVKDKNARLASVLKGVAELDFGDFDASHIDLFGDAYEFLISNYAANAGKSGGEFFTPQQVSKLIARLAMHGQSSINKIYDPACGSGSLLLQAKKQFDAHIIEDGFFGQELNHTTYNLARMNMFLHNVNYDKFNIQLGDTLITPNFGDDKPFDAIVSNPPYSVRWIGSDDPTLINDERFAPAGVLAPKSKADFAFVLHALSYLSAKGRAAIVCFPGIFYRGGAEQKIRQYLVDNNYVESVISLAPNLFFGTSIAVSILVLSKHKTDTNTQFIDASGLFKKETNNNTLLDTHIDEIMAAFGSKANIEHFAQSVPFEKVAANDYNLSVSSYVEAKDNREVVDIAQLNAELKITVAKIDQLRKDIDAIVAEIEGDEREV
- a CDS encoding type I restriction endonuclease subunit R encodes the protein MSDFKTIAESKNFIVLDKYSPEWKVAESYQSESDLEREFIQDLVNQGYDYLPNLNTPEALLANLRAQLQTLNTVQFADSEWLRFVETFLDKPSDGIVEKTRKIHDDYIHDFVFDNGRIQNIYLLDKRNIARNKVQVIKQFEQTGTHANRYDVTILVNGLPLVQVELKKRGVAIREAFNQVHRYSKESFNSEHSLYKYLQLFVISNGTDSRYFANTTQRDKNSFDFTMHWAKADNSLIRDLKDFTATFFQKHALLNVLLHYSVFDVSNTLLVMRPYQIAATERILWKIRSSHQAKSWSNTEGGGYIWHTTGSGKTLTSFKAARLATELDFIDKVFFVVDRKDLDYQTMKEYQRFSPDSVNGSDSTAGLKRNLERNDNKIIVTTIQKLNNLMKSEGDLPIYSKQVVFIFDECHRSQFGEAQKNLKKKFKKFYQFGFTGTPIFPENALGAETTASVFGRELHSYVITDAIRDEKVLKFKVDYNDVRPQFKDIETEQDEKKLSAAENKQALLHPDRIREITQYILNNFRQKTHRLHAGNKGFNAMFAVSSVDAAKLYYECFKALQKDSEKPLRVATIFSFAANEEQDAIGDIQDESFEVSAMNSSAKEFLSAAIADYNALFKTNFSVDSNGFQNYYRDLAKQVKAKEVDLLIVVGMFLTGFDAPTLNTLFVDKNLRYHGLMQAYSRTNRIFDATKTFGNIVTFRDLEQATIDAITLFGDKNTKNVVLEKSYKEYMEGFTDAATGEARRGFMEVVKELETRFPDPTAIEKESDKKDFAKLFGEYLRIENVLQNYDEFAALRALQSVDITDPAALEAFKAKHYLTDDDLAVLQTIRLPADRKIQDYRSTYNDVRDWLRRQQLSEDKAESTIDWDDVVFEVDLLKSQEINLDYILELIFEHNKKTRSKAELVDEVRRVIRASLGHRAKESLLVDFINQTDLEQLGEKASVIEAFFAFAQTEQQREAQELINTENLNAEAARRYITASLKREFASDSGTELNAVLPQMSPLNPQYLAKKQSVFQKIAAFVEKFKGVGGKVL
- a CDS encoding helix-turn-helix domain-containing protein is translated as MNDQIKPAMTVRDVAAFLAVDEKTIYRLAQQGKLPGFKVAGTWRFQMPDIQGWIDEQKRLQGKPRPSL
- a CDS encoding restriction endonuclease subunit S, coding for MSSMKFLEKLLDGVTVEWKKLGTVTKTVTAPSKLKSQSYRATGKLPIIDQGIEFIAGYTDEDVTPVQAGKYIIFGDHSEHIKYVDFPFVQGADGLKILIPLSANARYIYHAFLNFYTKELSYKRHWATAQQTLIPIHCPDNPKKSLEIQTEIVRILDAFTELTAELTAELTARKKQYNFYRDQLLSFEDGAVDKLPMGHPSVGEFIRGGGLQKKDFADQGVGCIHYGQIYTYYGTSTEKTKSFVSEEFFKKARKAKTGDLVIATTSENDEDVCKAVAWLGDKEIAVSSDACIYRHKLNPKFVSYFFQTEQFQKQKRQHITGTKVRRVNADDLAKLLIPIPSLDEQARIVAILDKFDALTNSITEGLPREIELRQKQYAYYRDLLLSFPKPQGVAA
- the bamE gene encoding outer membrane protein assembly factor BamE, translating into MKKLRVLLGIGAVTLLAGCQNTGYHLDQVRGEQSEKALTVGRVQKEIRVGMTNTEVVEVLGSPNMVTTDEERREVWVYDKIATESAQSSNSGGINILILGVRGSSGASSTTQRTLTVVIKFDKANKVRDFAYQTSRF
- a CDS encoding WYL domain-containing protein is translated as MMQLLSTLEPNSLIGNQIEPIKKRLQKMLETGCVDPDELASRVRVLPLARRPINADIFNVVADALLTRERLEIFHFNKGNNKDTTRQVSPQQLIYYRDNWYLDAFCHDKDDLRSFSLDGIKQAKKIDSPAVSLPQSALKAAFEETYGIFAGKKKKVAKLKFTPFRARWVSTEIWHPEQKSSFDQEGNYLLEIPYGDERELILDILRQGADCEVLSPDTLRLEVVQRLKAALKSYKN
- a CDS encoding Bro-N domain-containing protein — translated: MSDAQRKIKLFESQTIRSHWDAETEEWFFSVVDVVAALTDSVNPTDYLKKLRKRDALLGEYLGTNCPQVAMQTDSGKMRKTLAASTEQLLRIVQSIPSKKAEPFKLWLAEVGRERLDQLQDPELSIEQAMVDYKRLGYSDNWINQRLKSIEIRKELTDEWKKHGLQEGPEFAFLTDVIYKTWADKSAKEYKQFKGLKKENLRDNMTNNELVLSMLAELSTKEISETLQPQTLDDHEDVAKRGGGVAKQARLKLEAETGKKVISPQNAKQIRALSQAKTKKPEGRA
- a CDS encoding porin family protein, which produces MKKYLVAVGIMAATASTAFAQASQNRTAFYMGVSAGQTKIDTGVSGLTGTASLDESDTGYKIFGGFKLDDIWSAELQYADFGTASLKGNNGDRFTFEGTQYQFTADNVNLSVKAKSFGAAIVAGYDVTKVVRPYAKLGLHRWDSDATISSSAGNASLSDSGTDPFYGVGIQFSITGQLAARVEAEHYKYDSEKAQLISVGLMYRF